In one Solanum stenotomum isolate F172 unplaced genomic scaffold, ASM1918654v1 scaffold28228, whole genome shotgun sequence genomic region, the following are encoded:
- the LOC125851606 gene encoding guanylate kinase 2-like has translation MNVLPPYFHQYVIGGADHESTAVIGVQIFEKSSGEWINPTVLGTKPKVSNGHSAVLLNGDRILVIKGNSKSDGCFWFLEVGTPFIREQEKTHGNEVVAWSKGVLGNVEKPIVISGPSGVGKGTLISELMKEFPSMFGFSVSHTTRAPREKEQNGFHYHFSDRSVMEREIKDGKFLEFASVHGNLYGTSVEAVEVVADAGKRCILDIDVQGARSVRASSLDAIFIFISPPSFEELEKRLRARATETEEQIQKRLRNARAELEQGKSSGLFDHILVNDDLESCYENLKNILGLTEGVKTAHKTYPELVDLPVEHLVSKIDQKILINCGAGEYQKASDNMYVLDLSLLKGGAPGRTRGLNLFVTNPSTDRVNGDNQLS, from the exons ATGAATGTTCTGCCTCCCTATTTTCACCAGTATGTGATTGGCGGGGCTGATCATGAATCGACAGCGGTCATTGGAGTTCAAATCTTTGAGAAATCTAGTGGGGAATG GATAAACCCCACTGTACTGGGTACTAAACCCAAGGTGTCAAATGGCCACTCAGCTGTTCTTTTAAATGGTGATCGTATATTGGTTATTAAGGGAAATTCCAAGTCTGATGGATGCTTTTGGTTTCTTGAG GTGGGCACCCCATTTATAAGAGAACAGGAAAAGACACATGGGAATGAGGTGGTTGCCTGGAGTAAGGGAGTTTTAGGTAATGTGGAGAAGCCTATTGTCATTAGTGGCCCTTCTGGAGTGGGGAAGGGTACCTTGATATCTGAACTAATGAAAGAGTTCCCATCTATGTTTGGATTTTCTGTGAGCCACACAACCCGGGCACCAAGAGAAAAAGAGCAGAATGGATTTCATTACCATTTCAGTGACCGCAGTGTAATGGAGAGAGAGATAAAGGATGGGAAATTCCTGGAGTTTGCTTCTGTTCATGGTAATCTTTATGGAACCAGTGTCGAAGCAGTTGAGGTGGTTGCTGATGCTGGCAAG AGATGCATCCTCGATATTGATGTTCAAGGTGCAAGGTCTGTGAGAGCTAGCTCTCTTGAtgctattttcatttttatatctCCACCATCATTTGAAGAACTTGAGAAGCGCCTTCGTGCAAG AGCAACTGAGACTGAAGAGCAAATCCAAAAGCGTCTCCGAAATGCTAGGGCGGAACTCGAACAAGGAAAATCATCAGGCCTCTTTGATCATATTTTGGTGAACGATGACCTAGAAAGTTGTTATGAGAATCTTAAG AACATCTTGGGTCTCACtgaaggtgtgaagactgctcATAAAACAT ATCCAGAATTAGTCGACTTGCCTGTTGAACATTTAGTCTCGAAGATTGATCAGAAGATTTTAATTAACTGCGGTGCTGGAGAATATCAAAAGGCATCAGATAACAT GTATGTTCTGGACTTGTCTTTGCTCAAAGGAGGGGCCCCAGGACGGACACGAGGACTAAATCTATTTGTCACCAATCCTTCCACTGATAGAGTAAATGGCGACAATCAACTGAGCTAA